In Colias croceus chromosome 12, ilColCroc2.1, one genomic interval encodes:
- the LOC123695971 gene encoding dnaJ homolog subfamily C member 28 produces MNTRTYPCIRSVPFHWQYINNYLVRTIVTKSARKELEDSYKLLNIPTDSNQERVRQAFLELAKKYHPDSKSPDASIDKFVEVENAFRILSKHNTGSSKKEEVEKIVFDIRHTAPQHRQYLSFEGVGHGTPFQRQKQWAQARAEKAAINVMEHRISKAVASDNALMKKEPAKKHDIKTKYGFDRLVEDLIQESMSKGEFENLSGKGKPLKDQNRNPYVDFTTHKLNEVLINNGFTPEWITMSKEIDQDIELLKEEIRNDRMYLGPHPLKEEDIKKWECIYESNRNLAKSINTKINTYNLIVPLLNKQKFHVEFDKICEDILINGQHSVKEKEKVKEQIQNVTITENDDFVGILFKAFGELINFNTDKKKG; encoded by the exons atgaatacacGTACGTATCCCTGTATTCGGTCAGTTCCGTTTCATTggcaatatataaataattatttagttcgaACAATTGTGACAAAATCAGCTCGAAAAGAACTTGAG GACAGTTACAAGCTTTTAAACATACCTACCGACTCTAATCAAGAAAGAGTGCGACAGGCTTTTCTGGAGTTAGCGAAAAAATATCACCCTGATTCGAAATCACCAGATGCAAGCATCGATAAATTTGTAGAAGTTGAGAATGCTTTCCGAATTCTATCCAAACATAATACTGGCTCTAGCAAAAAGGAAGAGGtggaaaaaattgtttttgatatAAGG cACACAGCACCACAACACCGTCAGTACTTAAGCTTTGAAGGAGTGGGGCATGGAACTCCTTTTCAGCGGCAAAAGCAATGGGCACAAGCTAGGGCAGAAAAAGCAGCCATAAATGTCATGGAACACAGGATCTCTAAAGCTGTTGCTTCTGACAATGCACTAATGAAGAAAGAGCCAGCTAAGAAACAtgacattaaaacaaaatatggcTTTGATAGACTTGTTGAAGATCTAATTCAGGAGTCCATGTCTAAAGGggaatttgaaaatttaagcGGTAAAGGAAAACCTTTGAAAGATCAAAATAGGAATCCATATGTTGATTTTACAACACATAAATTGAATGAG gtTTTGATTAACAATGGTTTTACCCCAGAATGGATAACAATGAGCAAAGAGATTGATCAAGACATTGAACTTTTAAAGGAAGAAATAAGAAATGATAGAATGTATTTAGGACCACATCCATTGAAGGAAGAAGACATTAAGAAGTGGGAATGTATTTATGAAAGTAATAGGAATTTAGCAAAATCCATAAACactaaaattaatacatataatcTGATTGTTCCTTTactcaataaacaaaaatttcatgtagagtttgataaaatttgtgaAGACATTTTGATAAATGGTCAACACTCAGTGAAGGAAAAAGAAAAAGTTAAAGAGCAAATTCAAAATGTTACTATCACAGAAAATGATGATTTTGtgggtattttatttaaagcatTTGgtgaattaattaactttaatacTGACAAGAAAAAGGGATGA